The following are encoded together in the Thermoanaerobaculia bacterium genome:
- a CDS encoding glycosyltransferase family 2 protein gives MSRKPGPAAAAGESPAPRLRPKVLAIVLNYNGREMTLATVASLLALDYPELGILVVDNGSTDGSDAAVAAAFPAVRRLRTAENLGISGGLNLGFRVGLAEGWDFLMPMNNDIEVAPDLLRELVAAAADDPTIGCAGPKCFYFFGDRNRIWSAGGTLRFRESVTRERGMGELDRGRFDRDGEVDYVNGALMLIRREAMLATGLWDPVYHVSVEDADWCVRMKRAGFRCWYAHRARLWHMVSPTTGGYTAGRTFRTGRSTAIFVRKYAGLAGWAGFLFWTAVAIPAALLRELPRRNAAAVVAKFRGVLAGLRAPLPDPPEA, from the coding sequence GTGAGCCGAAAGCCGGGTCCGGCAGCGGCTGCCGGAGAGTCTCCGGCGCCGCGCCTTCGTCCGAAGGTTCTGGCGATCGTGCTCAACTACAACGGTCGCGAGATGACGCTCGCCACGGTCGCGAGCCTCCTCGCGCTCGACTACCCCGAGCTCGGCATCCTGGTCGTCGACAACGGCTCGACGGACGGCTCCGACGCCGCCGTCGCGGCGGCCTTCCCGGCCGTGCGGCGGCTGCGCACGGCGGAGAATCTGGGCATCTCCGGGGGGCTGAATCTCGGTTTCCGGGTCGGTCTCGCCGAGGGCTGGGACTTCCTGATGCCGATGAACAACGACATCGAAGTGGCGCCGGACCTCCTGCGCGAGCTCGTCGCCGCAGCCGCCGACGATCCGACGATCGGCTGCGCGGGGCCGAAGTGCTTCTACTTCTTCGGCGACCGCAACCGGATCTGGTCGGCTGGCGGGACCCTCCGGTTCCGCGAGTCGGTGACCCGCGAACGGGGCATGGGGGAGCTCGATCGTGGCCGCTTCGACCGCGACGGCGAGGTCGACTACGTCAACGGGGCCCTGATGCTGATCCGCCGCGAGGCGATGCTCGCCACGGGTCTCTGGGATCCCGTCTACCATGTCTCGGTCGAGGACGCCGACTGGTGCGTGCGCATGAAGCGGGCCGGGTTCCGCTGTTGGTACGCCCACCGGGCGCGCCTCTGGCACATGGTCTCGCCGACCACCGGAGGGTACACGGCAGGGCGGACCTTCCGCACCGGCCGCTCGACGGCGATCTTCGTGCGCAAGTACGCCGGCCTGGCCGGCTGGGCGGGATTCCTCTTCTGGACCGCGGTGGCGATTCCAGCCGCGCTGCTGCGCGAGTTGCCGCGCCGGAACGCCGCCGCTGTCGTGGCGAAGTTCCGCGGCGTGCTCGCGGGGCTTCGCGCCCCGCTGCCGGACCCCCCGGAAGCCTGA
- a CDS encoding methylmalonyl-CoA mutase family protein, which yields MSVKEPPQEASPVGSGAAATPLREEIRARAQAARERWQAARDRETGARKPWKKDFTTVSGQAVPELVTADQSVSDPVEGIGVPGEFPYVRGIHPTGYRGKLWTMRQFAGFGSAADTNQRFKYLLSQGQTGLSVAFHLPTLYGYDSDHKMAAGEVGKCGVAIDSLADMEALFDGIPLGEVTTSMTINSTAPILFAMYLAVAEKQGVDIADRVSGTLQNDILKEYIAQKEYIYPPRPSMRLITDQFSFAAREVPKWNTISISGYHIREAGSTALQELAFTLRDGMEYVEYGVRAGLDVDAFAPRLSFFFNSHNDFFEEIAKFRAARKVWATVMRDRYGAKNPRSWMCRFHTQTAGCSLTAQQPVNNVVRTALQALAAVLGGTQSLHTNALDETLALPTEENARIALRTQQILAHESGVINTVDPLGGSWFVEEMTRAMVDGAFDYFRRIDELGGMVEAIEAGFPQREIMDAAFAYQRAVEKREKLVVGMNAFVVENETPMDTLYISDELAEIQVAALDQVKAKRDGGAVARTLDALRFGAQGDANTMPLILDCVKSYCTVGEISDAMRDVFGTYEEPAVF from the coding sequence ATGTCCGTCAAGGAACCCCCACAGGAAGCCTCCCCAGTCGGCTCCGGCGCCGCGGCGACCCCCCTCCGCGAGGAGATCCGCGCGCGCGCCCAGGCAGCCCGTGAGCGCTGGCAGGCGGCTCGCGATCGGGAAACCGGCGCCCGCAAGCCCTGGAAGAAGGACTTCACGACGGTCTCCGGCCAGGCGGTTCCCGAGCTCGTGACGGCCGACCAGTCGGTGAGTGACCCCGTCGAGGGGATCGGGGTGCCGGGAGAGTTCCCGTACGTCCGCGGCATTCATCCGACCGGCTACCGCGGCAAGCTCTGGACGATGCGCCAGTTCGCCGGCTTCGGCTCGGCGGCCGACACCAACCAGCGCTTCAAGTACCTCCTCTCGCAGGGGCAGACGGGGCTGTCGGTCGCCTTTCATCTTCCGACCCTCTACGGCTACGACTCCGACCACAAGATGGCGGCGGGCGAGGTCGGCAAATGCGGTGTCGCGATCGATTCGCTGGCCGACATGGAGGCCCTCTTCGACGGCATCCCGCTCGGCGAGGTCACCACCTCGATGACCATCAACTCGACCGCGCCGATTCTCTTCGCGATGTACCTGGCGGTGGCGGAGAAGCAGGGCGTGGACATCGCCGACCGGGTGTCGGGCACTCTGCAGAACGACATCCTCAAGGAGTACATCGCGCAGAAGGAGTACATCTATCCGCCGCGGCCTTCGATGCGGTTGATCACCGACCAGTTCTCGTTCGCCGCGCGCGAAGTCCCGAAGTGGAACACGATCTCGATCTCTGGCTACCACATCCGCGAGGCCGGATCGACCGCGCTGCAGGAGCTGGCCTTCACCCTGCGCGACGGCATGGAGTACGTCGAATACGGCGTCCGCGCCGGTCTCGACGTCGACGCCTTCGCGCCGCGCCTCTCGTTCTTCTTCAACAGCCACAACGACTTCTTCGAAGAGATCGCGAAGTTCCGCGCGGCACGAAAGGTCTGGGCCACGGTGATGCGCGACCGCTACGGGGCGAAGAATCCGCGCAGCTGGATGTGCCGGTTCCACACCCAGACTGCCGGCTGTTCGCTCACCGCCCAGCAGCCGGTGAACAACGTGGTGCGCACCGCCTTGCAGGCTTTGGCCGCCGTTCTCGGCGGGACGCAGTCGCTCCACACCAACGCGCTCGACGAGACGCTGGCATTGCCGACCGAGGAGAACGCGCGGATCGCGCTGCGTACGCAGCAGATCCTGGCGCACGAGTCGGGGGTCATCAACACGGTCGATCCGCTCGGCGGCAGCTGGTTCGTCGAGGAGATGACGCGCGCCATGGTGGACGGCGCCTTCGATTACTTCCGCCGGATCGACGAGCTCGGCGGCATGGTCGAGGCGATCGAGGCGGGTTTCCCGCAGCGCGAGATCATGGACGCGGCCTTCGCCTACCAGCGCGCGGTGGAGAAGCGGGAGAAACTGGTGGTGGGCATGAACGCCTTCGTGGTGGAGAACGAGACGCCGATGGACACGCTCTACATCTCGGACGAGCTCGCGGAGATTCAGGTCGCTGCACTCGACCAGGTCAAGGCGAAACGCGACGGTGGGGCAGTGGCGCGCACGCTGGACGCCCTGCGATTCGGCGCCCAGGGCGATGCGAACACGATGCCACTGATCCTCGACTGCGTGAAGAGCTACTGCACCGTGGGCGAGATCAGCGACGCCATGCGCGACGTCTTCGGCACCTACGAAGAGCCGGCGGTTTTCTGA
- a CDS encoding DinB family protein, whose amino-acid sequence MSSLLPTVRGLIAYTIWADRTVLAELGSVRAEDLTRETGTSFGSVLGTMAHILGSEQLWLSRFLGIPLGRVPSIDDFPTLEALRATYEDFWPQMEFFLASLAEEQLDQEFTWTNLAGETHTAPFRQVLLHFVNHATYHRGQVVSLLRQLGYIPPHTDLVYFRGAF is encoded by the coding sequence ATGAGCTCGCTCCTGCCGACGGTTCGCGGACTGATCGCCTACACCATCTGGGCCGACCGCACGGTGCTCGCGGAGTTGGGCAGCGTGCGTGCCGAAGACCTGACGCGCGAGACCGGGACGAGTTTCGGCTCGGTGCTCGGGACGATGGCCCACATCCTCGGCTCCGAGCAGCTCTGGCTCTCCCGATTCCTGGGAATTCCGCTCGGGCGCGTCCCGAGCATCGACGACTTCCCGACACTCGAAGCGCTCAGGGCAACGTACGAGGACTTCTGGCCGCAGATGGAGTTCTTCCTCGCCTCGCTGGCCGAGGAACAGCTCGACCAGGAGTTCACCTGGACGAACCTGGCGGGCGAGACGCACACAGCACCCTTCCGGCAGGTCCTGCTGCATTTCGTGAATCACGCAACCTACCACCGCGGGCAGGTGGTCAGTCTGCTGCGGCAGTTGGGCTATATCCCGCCGCATACCGATCTTGTCTATTTTCGGGGTGCCTTCTGA
- a CDS encoding sulfatase-like hydrolase/transferase, with translation MLPESGLRPGDDLATVDPAGPAHVARVRLGEVFTREERLALVAPPGSVYRYTMTVPAAGRLRFGLGVLDSAAKGGAVQMQVRIGKRGAVAEPILDRKVAAEVPGRWHDEELDLAAWGGQEVTLELAALAGASEGLLGAWSSPLLSVGSSAGGQNSGTVGGVGGGSGAKRPNIVWISLDTLRADHLGTYGYERPTSPNLDAFAARSLRFDWAISQAPWTRPSHRSMLTGVYPASRGGLDSPMIGEVLYRAGYQTFAVTGGGQVDSTLGFDRGFEIYRVDDWIHQPSRIVEWVRSRSERPYFLFLHCYETHEPYTHTRFAEGMPSGRLAGEFSKEIWNRLRKRFSEEEMRYAEALYDGDIAYTDARIGEFFSGFEGAGELADSIIIVTSDHGEQFWEHGSWGHGQNLHDHQIHVPLLVFLPESVKAELALKSRGKGKGQPVTQGAIEDQVELIDLYPTLLELIGVGMDGPVNGRSLVSVLAGQGSLPDREAFAEHTNIKENEQKALRTPRYKFMVSIPRKSSAATGESYELFDLKRDPGEQKNLAPGLPAKVVELRAKLGRIMDGSDTARDEEVPADIDEALREQLKALGYIGN, from the coding sequence GTGCTGCCGGAGTCGGGCCTGCGCCCTGGGGACGACCTTGCGACCGTCGATCCGGCCGGTCCCGCCCATGTAGCCCGGGTGCGGCTCGGCGAGGTCTTCACGCGCGAGGAGCGCCTGGCGCTCGTCGCTCCTCCCGGCTCGGTCTACCGCTACACGATGACGGTACCGGCCGCCGGGCGCCTGCGATTCGGACTGGGGGTCCTCGACAGTGCGGCGAAGGGTGGAGCCGTGCAGATGCAGGTCCGGATCGGAAAGCGCGGGGCCGTCGCCGAACCGATTCTCGACCGCAAAGTCGCCGCCGAAGTCCCCGGACGCTGGCACGACGAGGAGCTCGACCTCGCCGCCTGGGGTGGCCAGGAGGTCACGCTCGAGCTCGCGGCGCTTGCGGGCGCTTCCGAAGGCCTCTTAGGCGCCTGGTCGTCGCCTCTCCTCTCGGTCGGCTCGTCCGCTGGCGGGCAGAACTCCGGCACGGTAGGCGGTGTCGGCGGCGGCTCCGGTGCGAAGCGCCCCAACATCGTCTGGATCAGCCTCGACACGCTGCGTGCCGACCACCTCGGCACCTATGGCTACGAGCGTCCGACCTCGCCCAATCTCGATGCTTTCGCCGCTCGCAGCTTGCGTTTCGACTGGGCGATCAGCCAGGCGCCGTGGACGCGCCCGTCGCACCGTTCGATGCTCACCGGCGTCTACCCGGCGTCGCGCGGCGGGCTCGACTCGCCGATGATCGGCGAGGTGCTCTACCGTGCCGGCTACCAGACCTTCGCCGTCACCGGTGGGGGACAGGTCGACTCGACGCTCGGCTTCGATCGCGGTTTCGAGATCTACCGGGTCGACGACTGGATCCACCAGCCGAGCCGGATCGTCGAGTGGGTCCGGTCGCGCTCCGAGCGGCCCTATTTCCTGTTCCTGCACTGCTACGAAACCCATGAACCCTATACCCACACGCGCTTCGCCGAAGGGATGCCGTCGGGGCGGCTGGCGGGCGAGTTCTCCAAGGAGATCTGGAACCGGCTCCGCAAGCGCTTCTCCGAGGAGGAGATGCGCTACGCCGAAGCGCTCTACGACGGCGACATCGCCTACACCGACGCCCGGATCGGAGAGTTCTTCTCCGGCTTCGAGGGCGCCGGCGAACTCGCGGATTCCATCATCATCGTGACCAGCGATCACGGCGAGCAGTTCTGGGAACACGGCTCCTGGGGGCATGGGCAGAACCTGCACGACCACCAGATCCACGTTCCGCTGCTGGTCTTCCTGCCCGAGTCGGTGAAAGCGGAGCTGGCCCTGAAGAGCCGCGGCAAGGGGAAGGGCCAGCCGGTGACGCAGGGCGCGATCGAGGACCAGGTCGAGCTCATCGACCTCTATCCGACGCTGCTCGAGCTCATCGGGGTCGGGATGGACGGCCCGGTGAACGGGCGTAGCCTCGTCTCCGTGCTGGCGGGGCAGGGTTCCCTCCCCGACCGCGAGGCCTTCGCCGAGCACACCAACATCAAGGAGAACGAGCAAAAGGCGTTGCGCACGCCGCGCTACAAGTTCATGGTCTCGATTCCGCGCAAGTCCTCCGCTGCCACCGGCGAGAGCTACGAGCTCTTCGACCTCAAGCGCGATCCAGGCGAGCAGAAGAACCTGGCGCCGGGCCTCCCTGCGAAGGTGGTCGAGCTGCGCGCCAAGCTCGGCCGGATCATGGACGGAAGCGATACCGCCCGGGACGAAGAGGTTCCGGCCGACATCGACGAGGCCCTGCGGGAGCAGCTCAAGGCGCTGGGATACATCGGCAACTGA
- a CDS encoding cobalamin B12-binding domain-containing protein → MADMSRRILIAKPGLDGHDRGAKVVARALRDAGFEVIYTGLRQTPEQIASAAVQEDVDAVGLSILSGAHNRLLPEITRLLREAGAPEMLVFAGGIIPDRDVAALKQAGIDQIFLPGTNTGDIVKYLEQRLVRA, encoded by the coding sequence ATGGCCGACATGAGCAGACGAATCCTGATCGCCAAGCCCGGCTTGGACGGGCACGACCGCGGCGCCAAAGTGGTGGCCCGCGCCCTCCGCGACGCCGGTTTCGAAGTGATCTACACCGGCCTGCGCCAGACCCCTGAGCAGATCGCTTCCGCCGCCGTGCAGGAAGATGTCGATGCGGTCGGACTCTCGATTCTCTCCGGAGCGCACAACCGGCTCCTGCCCGAGATCACCCGTCTGCTGCGCGAGGCCGGAGCTCCCGAGATGCTGGTGTTCGCGGGCGGCATCATTCCCGATCGCGATGTCGCGGCGTTGAAGCAGGCAGGAATCGACCAGATCTTTCTTCCGGGGACCAACACCGGCGATATTGTGAAGTATCTCGAACAGCGCCTCGTTCGAGCCTGA
- a CDS encoding response regulator: MTKTILLADDSVTIQKVVELTFMDEDFHVTAVSNGAEAIARLGETRPDVVITDVHMPGANGFEVCRRSKELYPAVPVLLLVGTFEGFDADEAVRCGADGHLKKPFDSQELMRRVRELASAPSRSVPVPPATPDFASFAVPAEAAVSATGSASDAAPELAADDIYALPTPAEDLWEPIAEEIPVQDSPGMYAPAESLADTATRFVAVQSTPEALPPGVSSYFEAAEPAGAALAPVAAAGAALSDADIDRIARRMVELVGDKAVRDVAWEVVPDLAEVLLKSRIRELESSID; this comes from the coding sequence ATGACGAAGACGATTCTCCTGGCAGACGACAGTGTCACCATCCAGAAGGTGGTCGAACTGACCTTTATGGACGAGGACTTTCACGTCACTGCGGTGTCGAACGGAGCGGAGGCGATCGCGCGCCTCGGCGAGACCCGGCCGGATGTGGTCATCACGGACGTGCACATGCCGGGTGCCAACGGTTTCGAGGTCTGCAGGCGCTCGAAGGAGCTCTATCCCGCGGTGCCCGTGCTGCTGCTCGTCGGCACGTTCGAGGGCTTCGACGCCGACGAGGCGGTGCGCTGTGGAGCCGATGGCCACCTGAAGAAGCCGTTCGATTCCCAGGAGCTGATGCGTCGCGTGCGTGAGCTGGCCTCGGCGCCCTCCCGTTCCGTGCCGGTTCCTCCGGCGACGCCCGACTTCGCGTCGTTCGCGGTCCCCGCGGAGGCTGCGGTTTCGGCGACGGGGTCGGCATCGGACGCCGCGCCAGAACTGGCCGCCGACGACATCTATGCCCTGCCGACGCCCGCGGAGGATCTCTGGGAGCCGATCGCGGAAGAGATCCCGGTGCAGGACTCGCCCGGCATGTACGCCCCCGCGGAGTCCCTCGCGGACACGGCCACCCGTTTCGTCGCCGTGCAGAGCACGCCGGAGGCGCTCCCACCCGGGGTTTCGTCCTACTTCGAGGCGGCCGAGCCGGCGGGCGCCGCGTTGGCGCCGGTGGCAGCCGCGGGAGCCGCGCTCTCGGACGCCGACATCGATCGAATCGCCCGCAGGATGGTCGAGTTGGTCGGGGACAAGGCGGTGCGGGACGTCGCCTGGGAGGTCGTCCCCGACCTCGCCGAAGTGCTCCTGAAGAGCCGCATTCGCGAACTGGAATCTTCTATCGACTAG
- a CDS encoding valine--tRNA ligase, with amino-acid sequence MRTTPISEMDKRFDPKSYESRWQEEWAARGYFTCIVPAEPRDADAAEPYCIMIPPPNITGKLHMGHALQSTLQDLLTRWRRMQGRNSLWLPGTDHAGIATQLMVERDLAKEGKSRHDLGREAFLERVWAWKEQYQGNIRRQLDLLGASCDWTRERFTLDEGLSVAVREAFVRLFEEGRITRGEYLVNWSTGLDTAISDLEVEMRQVKDKLWKIAYPIAGSSERVVVATTRPETLLGDTALAVHPEDDRYRHLLGKRAVVPVAGREIPFVADESVERDFGTGVVKVTPYHDLADFETGRRHGLPGIQVIDRKGRMTAAAGEDFAGLEVDAARELLLARLRESGLLVHEEDYVHNVGFCQRSGVRVQPLMSTQWFCDVSSMAAEALAAQNDGRLELVPASWGKTWEHWLANIRPWCISRQLWWGHQIPAWYDEAGNCFVARSREAAVAQAGHDRLTQDADVLDTWFSSALWPFSTLGWPEKSADLDYYYPTSVLVTGFDILFFWVARMVMMGLHFTGASPFARVHLTGLVRDAEGVKMSKTKGNVLDPEDLVQEYGADAVRFTLALLDSPGRDIPLDPERMAGYRAFGNKIWNATRFALSKVGEARIPETIDFAELALPERWILSRLSETAQAVSRHLEEFRFDLACSALYSFFWSDFCDWYIEMAKPGCDPGSERRLVKEVLLLTLDRSLRLLHPAMPFLTEELWQRLPGHEAIHPQTICLAAFPANEPDWVLSAEDEVLMKLFQETVTILRNERADRKLTHRVKADLYLQPAAAGAATGAIAGLRFLASEDVQRLLSTIAGVRRVLVEPAPSGAMNKSVREGVEITSVFDIPAESVDLGKLRLALAVCEDNIAKVRARLESADFASKAPAAVVDGARKNLDTLELERARLRAALGLDRDPG; translated from the coding sequence ATGAGGACGACTCCGATCAGCGAGATGGACAAACGTTTCGATCCGAAGAGCTACGAAAGCCGCTGGCAGGAGGAGTGGGCGGCCAGGGGCTACTTCACCTGCATCGTTCCGGCGGAGCCTCGCGACGCCGACGCGGCAGAGCCCTACTGCATCATGATTCCGCCGCCGAACATCACCGGCAAGCTCCATATGGGGCATGCGCTGCAGTCGACCCTGCAGGATCTGCTCACGCGCTGGCGGCGCATGCAGGGCCGGAACTCTCTCTGGCTGCCAGGGACGGACCATGCCGGCATCGCCACCCAGTTGATGGTCGAACGCGACCTGGCGAAAGAGGGCAAATCCCGCCACGACCTCGGACGCGAAGCCTTCCTCGAACGGGTCTGGGCCTGGAAGGAGCAGTATCAGGGGAACATCCGCCGTCAGCTCGACCTCCTCGGCGCGTCGTGCGACTGGACCCGCGAGCGCTTCACGCTCGACGAGGGTCTCTCGGTGGCCGTCCGCGAGGCTTTCGTGCGGCTGTTCGAAGAGGGGCGGATCACTCGCGGCGAGTATCTCGTGAACTGGTCCACCGGGCTGGATACCGCGATCTCCGATCTCGAAGTCGAGATGCGGCAGGTCAAGGACAAGCTCTGGAAGATCGCCTATCCGATCGCGGGCAGCAGCGAGCGCGTCGTCGTCGCGACGACCCGCCCCGAGACTCTGCTCGGCGACACCGCCCTCGCGGTGCACCCCGAAGACGACCGCTACCGGCATCTCCTCGGGAAGCGCGCCGTCGTCCCGGTCGCGGGGCGGGAGATTCCGTTCGTCGCCGACGAGTCGGTCGAACGCGACTTCGGCACCGGTGTGGTCAAGGTCACGCCGTACCACGACCTCGCCGACTTCGAGACCGGCCGCCGCCACGGCCTGCCCGGCATCCAGGTCATCGATCGCAAGGGGCGCATGACCGCAGCGGCGGGCGAGGACTTCGCCGGCCTCGAGGTCGACGCGGCACGCGAGCTCCTGCTCGCAAGACTTCGCGAGTCGGGACTGCTCGTGCACGAAGAGGACTACGTCCACAACGTCGGCTTCTGCCAGCGCAGCGGCGTGCGTGTTCAGCCGCTCATGTCGACGCAGTGGTTCTGCGACGTCTCGTCGATGGCTGCCGAGGCGCTCGCGGCGCAGAACGACGGCCGCCTCGAGCTCGTTCCGGCGTCGTGGGGAAAGACCTGGGAGCACTGGCTGGCGAATATCCGGCCGTGGTGCATCTCGCGGCAGCTGTGGTGGGGCCATCAGATTCCGGCCTGGTACGACGAGGCGGGAAACTGCTTCGTCGCCCGCAGCCGCGAAGCGGCCGTGGCCCAGGCTGGCCACGACCGGCTCACCCAGGATGCCGACGTTCTCGACACCTGGTTCTCGTCCGCGCTCTGGCCGTTCTCGACTCTCGGCTGGCCCGAGAAGAGCGCCGACCTCGACTACTACTATCCGACTTCGGTGCTGGTCACCGGGTTCGACATCCTGTTCTTCTGGGTGGCGCGCATGGTGATGATGGGACTTCACTTCACCGGCGCGAGCCCGTTCGCGCGCGTCCACCTGACCGGTCTCGTCCGCGACGCCGAAGGCGTCAAGATGTCGAAGACCAAAGGCAACGTCCTCGACCCCGAGGACCTCGTGCAGGAATACGGCGCCGACGCGGTGCGATTCACGCTCGCGTTGCTCGACAGCCCCGGCCGTGACATTCCGCTCGACCCCGAGCGCATGGCCGGCTACCGCGCCTTCGGCAACAAGATCTGGAACGCCACCCGCTTCGCGCTCTCCAAGGTCGGCGAGGCGCGGATTCCGGAGACGATCGACTTCGCGGAGCTCGCCCTGCCCGAGCGCTGGATCCTCTCGCGGCTCTCCGAGACCGCGCAGGCGGTCAGTCGGCATCTCGAGGAGTTCCGCTTCGACCTCGCCTGTTCCGCTCTCTACTCCTTCTTCTGGAGCGATTTCTGCGACTGGTACATCGAGATGGCGAAGCCGGGCTGCGATCCGGGAAGCGAAAGGCGGCTGGTAAAGGAAGTGCTTCTGCTGACGCTCGATCGGTCGCTGCGACTTCTGCACCCGGCGATGCCCTTCCTGACGGAAGAGCTGTGGCAGAGGTTGCCCGGCCACGAGGCCATCCACCCGCAGACCATCTGTCTGGCGGCCTTCCCTGCGAACGAGCCCGACTGGGTCCTGTCCGCAGAGGACGAAGTTCTGATGAAGCTGTTCCAGGAGACGGTGACGATTCTCCGCAACGAGCGCGCCGACCGCAAGCTGACCCATCGGGTCAAGGCGGATCTGTATCTGCAGCCGGCCGCGGCGGGGGCCGCGACAGGCGCAATCGCAGGCCTGCGCTTTCTGGCCTCGGAGGACGTCCAGCGGCTGCTCTCGACGATCGCCGGAGTGCGGCGGGTGCTCGTCGAGCCGGCGCCGTCGGGCGCGATGAACAAGAGCGTCAGGGAAGGCGTCGAGATCACGTCGGTGTTCGATATCCCCGCGGAGTCGGTCGATCTGGGCAAACTCCGGCTCGCGCTCGCCGTTTGTGAGGACAACATCGCCAAGGTCCGGGCACGGCTCGAGAGCGCGGACTTCGCGTCCAAGGCGCCGGCCGCCGTCGTCGACGGCGCACGCAAGAACCTGGACACCCTGGAGCTCGAACGCGCGCGTCTGCGAGCCGCTCTCGGGCTGGACCGCGACCCGGGCTGA
- a CDS encoding biotin--[acetyl-CoA-carboxylase] ligase — translation MTVEELCQEWKRGLGGASGSPLNGLFLSRVDSTQRLARTLLDQCVHEDEGPLPFVVAALEQSAGRGRQGREWRSPPGSGLYASLVIPVPGGDRLQELPIRSAAALAEFASARIQGECRIKWPNDLVVGRHKLGGILVDAVTPPSPAESWAIIGFGLNYRTPARALVPDATSVFEEAVRGRIEAPPFARWVVEGVSAVWEAVTSAEGDWAERFARLSAHRAGDTIRFRLDGKEVEGTFGGFDEHGFLRLETASGVRRIRSGEIYSW, via the coding sequence GTGACCGTGGAGGAGCTCTGCCAGGAGTGGAAGCGCGGGCTCGGTGGTGCATCCGGCTCGCCGCTCAATGGCCTCTTCCTGTCCCGGGTCGACTCGACACAGCGGCTGGCGCGGACGCTCCTCGACCAGTGCGTGCACGAAGACGAAGGCCCGCTGCCGTTCGTCGTGGCGGCACTCGAGCAATCGGCGGGGCGCGGGCGGCAGGGCAGGGAGTGGCGGAGCCCTCCGGGAAGCGGCCTCTATGCCAGCCTGGTGATCCCGGTCCCGGGAGGCGATCGCCTGCAGGAGCTTCCGATCCGGTCGGCGGCGGCGCTCGCGGAATTCGCGAGCGCGAGGATCCAGGGTGAGTGCCGGATCAAGTGGCCCAACGATCTCGTCGTCGGTCGCCACAAGCTCGGAGGGATCCTCGTCGACGCGGTGACTCCGCCGAGTCCGGCCGAGTCCTGGGCGATCATCGGTTTCGGTCTCAACTACCGGACTCCCGCGAGAGCGTTGGTGCCGGACGCCACCTCAGTGTTCGAAGAGGCCGTTCGCGGTCGCATCGAGGCGCCGCCCTTCGCGCGCTGGGTGGTCGAGGGCGTGAGCGCGGTCTGGGAGGCGGTGACGAGCGCCGAGGGAGACTGGGCGGAGCGCTTCGCGCGCCTTTCCGCTCATCGTGCTGGCGACACGATCCGGTTCAGGCTCGACGGGAAAGAAGTGGAAGGGACTTTCGGCGGCTTCGACGAGCACGGCTTCCTGCGGCTCGAGACCGCTTCTGGAGTGCGCCGGATTCGATCCGGGGAGATCTATTCGTGGTGA
- a CDS encoding type III pantothenate kinase — protein sequence MSVRQSAGVLVVVDVGNTNTVFGVYRGDDLVANFRLSTDTERTADEYGAMLLPLFGRAGIDPASASAVIVSSVVPPLNTTLTRLSAEFFGRPPLYVEPGIRTGMPIRYDNPAEVGADRIVNAVAARELYGAPVVVVDFGTATTFDLVNAAGEYSGGIIAPGILISAEALFAHASRLYRVDVRRPTELIGRNTAGAMQAGIYFGYIGLVDGILERLQHEIPGLREIVATGGQAELIASGSRFIRKTEPLLTMIGLKLIYERNRA from the coding sequence GTGAGCGTCCGCCAGTCTGCCGGAGTTCTCGTCGTCGTCGATGTCGGCAACACCAATACGGTCTTCGGCGTCTACCGGGGCGACGATCTGGTGGCGAATTTCCGCCTCTCGACCGACACCGAGCGCACCGCGGATGAATATGGCGCCATGCTGCTGCCGCTCTTCGGCCGGGCCGGCATCGATCCGGCCTCCGCTTCGGCGGTGATCGTCTCGTCCGTGGTGCCACCGCTCAACACCACCCTGACTCGGCTCTCCGCGGAGTTCTTCGGCCGCCCGCCGCTCTACGTCGAGCCGGGGATCCGCACCGGCATGCCGATCCGCTACGACAACCCGGCGGAGGTCGGCGCCGACCGCATCGTCAACGCCGTGGCGGCGCGAGAGCTCTATGGGGCGCCCGTCGTCGTGGTCGACTTCGGAACCGCGACGACATTCGACCTCGTGAACGCCGCCGGAGAGTACTCGGGCGGGATCATCGCGCCTGGAATCCTGATCTCGGCCGAAGCACTCTTCGCTCATGCCTCGCGCCTCTACCGCGTCGATGTGCGGCGGCCGACGGAGCTCATCGGCCGCAACACCGCCGGCGCCATGCAGGCCGGAATCTACTTCGGCTACATCGGCCTGGTCGACGGCATTCTCGAGCGCCTCCAGCACGAGATTCCGGGCCTCCGCGAGATCGTCGCCACCGGCGGTCAGGCGGAGCTCATCGCCTCCGGGTCGCGCTTCATCCGCAAGACCGAGCCGCTGCTGACGATGATCGGCCTGAAGCTGATCTATGAACGCAACCGCGCCTGA